TGGAAGTGGTTATCTTCTTGGTCTTGTTTTCAAATACTTCCATGGCTTTTTCCATCACCTGAAATATCCGTTGTTTTTCGACCACCGACGCAAAAATGATCGGCATGTAGTCCATCGGAGCCAAGCGTTCGAGCATCTCTTTACGAATCTTATCAACGGTTTTTGAATCCTTCTCGACCAAATCCCATTTGTTGATCATGATCAGAATGCCTTTTTTGGCTTTGTGCGCCATTCCGATGATGTGCATATCCTGCGCCTCCAGGCCACGGGTAGCATCAAGCATCACGATCACCACATCTGATTCTTCCATCGCTTTTACGGTACGCAGCGTTGAATAAAATTCAATCGCATCTTTGACCTTGGCTTTACGACGAATACCGGCCGTATCGACCAAAATAAAATCCTTTCCGAATGCTTTGTAATGCGTATTAATGGCATCCCGCGTTGTGCCGGCAATATCCGTGACGATGCTGCGCTCTTTGCCCGTCAATACATTTAAAAACGAAGACTTACCCACGTTGGGGCGTCCTAAAATAGAGATTTTAGGGATTCCGGCATCGGGGTCTTCCACGCCCGGCGTTTTAAAGTGTTTAACCACCTCATCCAATAAATCGCCCGTTCCGTGGCCGGTCTGCGAAGAAACGGGATAAGGATCTCCCAAACCCAGCTCATAAAATTCTGCCGTAGCGTGTTGACGTTCAACCGTTTCAGCTTTATTGGCCACCAGAAAAACGGGTTTTTTAGACCTGCGTACCACTCCGGCAAATTCTTTGTCCAAATCGGTCAGCCCGGCCATGCTATCCACCATAAATAGAATAACGGTAGCTTCATCCATGGCTATTTCCACCTGTTCACGAATGGCATCTTCAAAAACGTCGTCTGAGCCTACTACATATCCGCCTGTATCAATCACGGTAAAATACTGCTCAGTCCAAAATGCATGCCCGTAATGACGGTCACGCGTTACGCCGCTCTGGTCATCCATGATGGCCTGGCGTTCTTTAATCAAACGGTTAAAAAACGTTGATTTGCCCACGTTGGGGCGTCCTACTATTGCTACTATATTTGACATTGCTAAAAGTGTAAAGTGTTGGGTGTAGAGTGTAGAGTGTAGAGTTTTAATTACTTCTATCACGAATTCGCTTTATGAGAGCGATTAACATCCCTTTAATTGCACCGGTTGATTTTTCTAATTGTGTGTATTCTTCTGTGTTGATGTATTCCAATTCCTTAGATAACAGCAAACAATATTCTGTTTCCTGTATCGAACCCAATGAAGTTTGAAAAAAGTTAGCAGTATCGGCATCCGTATATTTCCCACATCCTTCCACGATGTTAAGAACAACCGAAAGACAAGCTCGTTTTAATTGAGACGTAAGAATATATTGTTCTTCTTTAGGGAATTTCCGAGCAATCCTATAAATATCAAGTATGAGCAAATGAGATTTTTGCCAGACAATCAAATCTTTATAATTCTGCATTCCAACCTTTAACCTTTTTACGATAACCCTTACACTTAGCTTTCGTATCCAAACTGTTTCAACTTCTGTACTTTATTGCGCCAATCAGGCTCTACCTTAACGTATTGTTCCAAGAACACCTTTTTACCGAAGAACTGTTCCAAATCTGCCCGAGCCGCCGAGCCTATTTTTTTGAGCATCGTTCCTTTGTCGCCGATAATGATGCCTTTTTGGCTCTGACGTTCCACCAGAATCACCGCCCGAATGACGAGAATATCCTTTTTGTCTTTAAATTCTTCTACTATGATCTCGGTACTGTACGGAATTTCTTTTTTATAATTCAGGAACACTTTTTCCCGAATGATTTCGGCCGCAAAAAAACGCTCGGGCTTATCGGTCAGTTCATCTTTGGGAAAATACGGCGGATGTACCGGCAAACATTCCATAATGGCGGTAAATAATGTATTGATTCCTTCCTGCTTCAGGGCAGAAATAGGAATGATGGCCGCCGTAAAAAGTTTTTCTTTCCAGAAAGCGATTTTTTCGTTGATCTGCTCTTCCGTTGCCAAGTCGGTTTTGTTAATGATCAAAATCACCGCCCCTTCGGTTTTAGCCAATCGTTCGAGCACCTCTTCGTCGTCGTGTTTCTCAAAAATATCCGTCACAAACAGCACCACGTCGGCATCTTCCAGGGAGCCCTGCACAAATTCCATCATCGACTCGTGCAATTTATATTGGGGTTTGATGATGCCCGGCGTATCTGAGTAAACCAGCTGAAAGTCAACCCCTTCATGCACTCCATTCAGAATTCCCATGATGCGGTGGCGCGTTGTCTGAGCCTTTGACGTAATGATCGACATCTTTTCGCCCACCAATACATTCATCAGGGTTGATTTTCCTACGTTGGGTTTTCCCACAATACTTACAAATCCGGCGCGGTGATCGGGATTATTGTATACTTCTACTCCTTCTGTAGTCTCCATTTGTGTTTTGTCATTACTGCTTTTTTCTCCTGTTCGGTGACAGGCAGAAATAAACAATAAAATATTTTTTACAAAGATAGTTGTTTTTTCTATAAAAGCCCTTACCTTTGCACTCCCAACATCGCGGGATAGAGCAGTTGGTAGCTCGTCGGGCTCATAACCCGGAGGTCACAGGTTCGAGTCCTGTTCCCGCTACAAGTATAAACGCCTAATTATCTTACACTTAGATAGTTAGGCGTTTTTCTTTGGCAAACGCGGGATCAAGTTCAAAAGTTGTGGAGGAGGTTGGATTTTTTTAAGTTTATGCTTTTAATCAAACGTACTTGCTTTGGAGAGTTTCCTACCTATCGTTCAGTTCCTGTTGCCCGAGTTCATTTTGGAAAATTTTGAATTGACTACTATTAACCGCCAAGAGGGTGTCTTCCATATCCATCTTACAGAGAAAAATACAGACGATCGAGACTCTGAGCGGAAAAATTTGTTATCCAAAGGTTTTTTTGCGCCCATAACTGTCCAAGACTTTCCCCTGCGTGGGCAAAAGGTCTTTCTTCACATTAAGCGCCGCCGATGGCTCAATACCCAAACAGGTAAAGTAGTTTACAGAGACTGGGCAGAAGTAAGCAAAGGAACGCGAATGACAAGTGAATTCGCGAATTTTTTAAAAGGTATCAGTGGATACGAATCCGAATAGTACAAATTCAATCGGAGAGTTTTATGGCGTGAAGGGTCGGAATCTGCTTCGTCACTACAAAGATTGCCAAGGTGGATTCAAACATTGGAATCAAAAGTCTAATGCTAAACTATGGCTGTTATACCCTCAAAATATGGGAACTCATCTTTCCATTGATGAAACCTCGTTATCTGATGGGGAGTTATACACTATTCTTACCAATAAAGCAGCCAAAGGCAGAAAAGGGAGCATTGTAGCAATTATTGCGGGTACAAAGGCTGAAACAGTCATTGAAATTCTTCGCAGGATACCTGTAAGACCTCGTAAAAAAGTCCTTGAAATTACGCTGGACATGGCCGGTAATATGGCTTTAATCGCCAAGCGCTGTTTCCCTTTGGCTACCCAAGTCACTGACCGTTTCCATGTACAGAAATTGGCCTCCGAAGCTTTACAGGAAATCAGGATCAAGTATCGATGGCAGGCCATAGATGCCGAAAATGAAGCCATAGAACAAGCTAAAATCAGTCAACAACCTTACCATGCTGAAGTTCTCGCTAATGGAGACACCCTTAAACAATTATTAGCTCGCAGCAGGTATGTGCTCTACAAAAAGGAGAAAGATTGGACAGAGAATCAAAAACAAAGGGCAACACTACTTTTTGAGCGCTATCCTGATTTGAAAAAAGCCTATGAGTTAACGATGGCCTTGAGCCATATTTTTGAGAATACTACTGATAAACTTTATGGATTGGCCAGACTGGCCAAATGGCATGAAAAGGTTCGTCAGTCAGGATTTAAAGCCTTCAACACGGTGGCGCGTTCTATTCAAAACCATTATGAAACCATCCTTAACTATTTTGATAATCGAAGTACGAACGCGTCTGCCGAATCTTTTAATGCCAAGATTAAAGCTTTTCGAGCTCAGTTCAGAGGGGTAAGGAATGTAGAATTCTTTCTTTATCGGCTAACGCAGTTATATGCTTAATCCAAGTTACTCCACAACTTTTGGAATTGATCCCAAACGCGAGCGGATTGAAGCCGTAATTTTAAAAATTCCGTCACAAAGACAACATTCGTCATTGAAATGCCCTCTTGTCTTCTGAGAATAGTAACCATTTATGCCTCTATAACTTAATTTAACCGCCCCTGCGGTCTTTTTTCATTATACACTTAACACCCATCAACTGTTTATATGTGCTTAAAAGGTATTTCGTGCGCTAAATGCTCTAAAGCCACCTGCCCTTCACTGCCTAATTAGGATATTTCTAAACCATTACTAAGACACAATACACACTTTTTACCTTTTAAGAATATAAATCACCCTATTTGCGGGTTAAAATTGCAACGTACAAGTTAGGGTCAATGAATGAATTAGGGCACTCTTACATCGTAAAGCACTCCGTTAATCATTTGATTTATAAAAACTTAAGAAAAATACCGATTGGTTTATTTTTCACGGTGTTCATTTATAAAAGTGCCGTTTTTATTTATTTCAAATTTTTGGTAATAAAATATCGTCTTTCTTTGTACCAAGAAAAAGGCACTTTACCTTACCTACCTTTCCTTTTGAGAATTGCCAGAGGCTGCCCTTTTGGGACAGCCTCGTTTGTTTTGTATACCTCCATTCCTTTTTCTATAACTTCACGGGCTTGCCCGTTTTGGCCGACTGTCGGGCCGCTTCTAAAATTTCTACCACAATTTGATTGATCTCTACCGAAGACAGGTCTTTCTGTGGCTTGATGTCCCCTTTTATGACGGCCGCCAGATAAGCGAACGGCTCGTTATAAGGAGCAGAGAGGGTCGGAATCTCCCGTTTTTCTTCGGCCGCATCACGTTTTACACCATCCCCCAAACGGACTCGCATTTGCTGCGTTCTGTCGCATACTACATAGCCTTTTTGTCCGTAAATTTCCATGTCTTTGCGGTCAAAAGGCCAGTTCCACGATGCCTGAATGATGGCCTGCGCTTTGGGGTAAGTCAGAATGATAGTGGCTTCGTCGTCTACCTTCGGATATACATCGGGCTTTATCTGTTGGGTAACGGCCGTAACCGTCAAGGGGCGCTCTCCTTTCATGAGCCACGTCATCAGATTGGCACCGTAGCAGCCAAAATCAATAATGGCTCCGCCGCCGTTCATCACGGGGTCGGTCAGCCAACTCAGAAATTCCTGCGAGCAACCGATCTCTTGAGGTCCTTTGTGACCGTCATGCACGACTACTTTACGAATATCTCCCAGCGCATTTTTGGCATGAATCAGCTCATAGGCTTGTTGATGGCTTGAATACCAAGTCGTTTCAAAATTGGTCAACAATTGAATGTTGTGTTTCTTAGCCAAGGCAATCATCGCCTTCGCATGAGCGGTATTGACCGCCAGCGGTTTTTCAACCATCACGTGAATACCCTTAGGCGCACAAATGTCAACCACCTGTTTATGCTCAAAAATGCTGTTGAACGCACACACCGCTTGCGGCTTTGTGGCCGAGATCATAGCTTCAAGCGTAGGGTACCAAAGGCTTTCGGATAACTTATAACGCTTTAAATAGCGCATAGCCAGCTCTTTATTGGGCTCAGCCACACCTACGATCTCAATATCTGCCTGCACAGGGCGGCTCAGGATCTGATGAACGTGATCGTGGGTAAAACCGGCGATGCCCAATCGGAGCGGCTTGGCCGAAGCGGCGGAAGCCCACAAACATAAAATGACGGAGAAAAAGCGTAACGAAGCGTTCATAATCAATATGTTTGGCAGTAAAAGTACGTACCGGCCCAAACTTCCCCATCCGCTTCCAACAAAAACGGGAGCCTTCGATGAAGGTTCCCGTTTTTGTTGGAATAGCAGACTGCTTAAGCCGGTACGGCCAAATTGGCGCGGTAAACACCCGCATCCAATTTTTCGCGCATGGTATCAAAGGCGTTCAATGTTTTTTCCACATCTTCCAAGGTATGAGAGGCCGTAGGGATAAGACGCAGAATGATCTGCCCTTTCGGAATCACCGGATAGACAACAATCGAACAGAAAATACCCATGTTTTCGCGCAGGTCACGCACCATGTTGGTTACTTCCGGAAGCCCGCCTTCCAGCCCCTGCATAAAGACCGG
Above is a window of Runella slithyformis DSM 19594 DNA encoding:
- the der gene encoding ribosome biogenesis GTPase Der; this encodes MSNIVAIVGRPNVGKSTFFNRLIKERQAIMDDQSGVTRDRHYGHAFWTEQYFTVIDTGGYVVGSDDVFEDAIREQVEIAMDEATVILFMVDSMAGLTDLDKEFAGVVRRSKKPVFLVANKAETVERQHATAEFYELGLGDPYPVSSQTGHGTGDLLDEVVKHFKTPGVEDPDAGIPKISILGRPNVGKSSFLNVLTGKERSIVTDIAGTTRDAINTHYKAFGKDFILVDTAGIRRKAKVKDAIEFYSTLRTVKAMEESDVVIVMLDATRGLEAQDMHIIGMAHKAKKGILIMINKWDLVEKDSKTVDKIRKEMLERLAPMDYMPIIFASVVEKQRIFQVMEKAMEVFENKTKKITTSKLNEIMQAEIEKYPPPAHRGKHIKIKYMIQLPTPSPTFVMFCNYPKHIKEPYMRYLENRMRDNFGFEGAPITIFFREK
- a CDS encoding four helix bundle protein, producing the protein MQNYKDLIVWQKSHLLILDIYRIARKFPKEEQYILTSQLKRACLSVVLNIVEGCGKYTDADTANFFQTSLGSIQETEYCLLLSKELEYINTEEYTQLEKSTGAIKGMLIALIKRIRDRSN
- the era gene encoding GTPase Era — its product is METTEGVEVYNNPDHRAGFVSIVGKPNVGKSTLMNVLVGEKMSIITSKAQTTRHRIMGILNGVHEGVDFQLVYSDTPGIIKPQYKLHESMMEFVQGSLEDADVVLFVTDIFEKHDDEEVLERLAKTEGAVILIINKTDLATEEQINEKIAFWKEKLFTAAIIPISALKQEGINTLFTAIMECLPVHPPYFPKDELTDKPERFFAAEIIREKVFLNYKKEIPYSTEIIVEEFKDKKDILVIRAVILVERQSQKGIIIGDKGTMLKKIGSAARADLEQFFGKKVFLEQYVKVEPDWRNKVQKLKQFGYES
- a CDS encoding ISAon1 family transposase N-terminal region protein; protein product: MESFLPIVQFLLPEFILENFELTTINRQEGVFHIHLTEKNTDDRDSERKNLLSKGFFAPITVQDFPLRGQKVFLHIKRRRWLNTQTGKVVYRDWAEVSKGTRMTSEFANFLKGISGYESE
- a CDS encoding ISAon1 family transposase encodes the protein MDTNPNSTNSIGEFYGVKGRNLLRHYKDCQGGFKHWNQKSNAKLWLLYPQNMGTHLSIDETSLSDGELYTILTNKAAKGRKGSIVAIIAGTKAETVIEILRRIPVRPRKKVLEITLDMAGNMALIAKRCFPLATQVTDRFHVQKLASEALQEIRIKYRWQAIDAENEAIEQAKISQQPYHAEVLANGDTLKQLLARSRYVLYKKEKDWTENQKQRATLLFERYPDLKKAYELTMALSHIFENTTDKLYGLARLAKWHEKVRQSGFKAFNTVARSIQNHYETILNYFDNRSTNASAESFNAKIKAFRAQFRGVRNVEFFLYRLTQLYA
- a CDS encoding Gfo/Idh/MocA family protein produces the protein MNASLRFFSVILCLWASAASAKPLRLGIAGFTHDHVHQILSRPVQADIEIVGVAEPNKELAMRYLKRYKLSESLWYPTLEAMISATKPQAVCAFNSIFEHKQVVDICAPKGIHVMVEKPLAVNTAHAKAMIALAKKHNIQLLTNFETTWYSSHQQAYELIHAKNALGDIRKVVVHDGHKGPQEIGCSQEFLSWLTDPVMNGGGAIIDFGCYGANLMTWLMKGERPLTVTAVTQQIKPDVYPKVDDEATIILTYPKAQAIIQASWNWPFDRKDMEIYGQKGYVVCDRTQQMRVRLGDGVKRDAAEEKREIPTLSAPYNEPFAYLAAVIKGDIKPQKDLSSVEINQIVVEILEAARQSAKTGKPVKL